The following are encoded in a window of Methanorbis rubei genomic DNA:
- the rbr gene encoding rubrerythrin: MKAVLKRGYKKMANLKGSKTEANLETAFAGESQARNKYTYYASKARKEGYNQIADLFEETADNEKEHAKIWFKLLHGGSVPDTMQNLKDAAAGENYEWTDMYANFAKDAKTEGFDEIAGLFAMVGAIEKHHEERYRKLLANIDQAIVFSRDSDAIWQCANCGHIILGKDAPDVCPVCDHPKAYFRIEARNY, translated from the coding sequence ATGAAGGCAGTACTCAAACGAGGTTACAAAAAAATGGCAAATCTGAAAGGATCCAAAACCGAAGCAAACTTAGAGACCGCCTTTGCCGGCGAGTCCCAGGCCAGAAACAAATACACCTACTATGCATCCAAAGCCCGCAAAGAAGGCTACAACCAGATTGCCGACCTCTTTGAAGAGACCGCTGACAACGAAAAAGAGCATGCAAAGATCTGGTTCAAACTGCTCCACGGCGGCAGTGTCCCTGACACCATGCAGAATCTCAAAGACGCAGCGGCAGGCGAGAACTATGAATGGACCGACATGTATGCGAACTTTGCCAAAGACGCAAAGACCGAAGGATTTGACGAAATCGCCGGACTGTTCGCAATGGTTGGCGCAATCGAAAAGCATCACGAAGAGCGATATCGAAAACTTCTCGCAAACATCGATCAGGCAATCGTCTTCTCCCGCGACAGTGACGCCATCTGGCAGTGCGCAAACTGCGGCCACATAATTCTTGGAAAGGACGCTCCCGATGTCTGCCCGGTCTGTGATCATCCGAAGGCTTACTTCCGGATCGAGGCCAGAAACTACTAA
- a CDS encoding magnesium transporter, with protein MTRLAIVGWKTLSEHEEFLTGLVTLLISVSLSFIAGIYLGAVNEVLLLIPGLMVLVTPSINMRGAIAGILTSRLSSSMHLGAFEVKFGRETDLGDNLRASILLTVFISVLLAVFGKIICMIVGVEVIGLLDMVIISVISGVLAGIVVTLIGVITSVVCYRRSLNLDMVGAPVVTTFGDMMTLPFLVVTAVLIMAAPAEIKIVCGVVVLVVIIWAVVSAKRATVMMKDVLREGLPLLAPLSLLGIVAGVLYTNGLESLIAAAAVLILIAPFMNGCGSIGGILTSRVATEMHMGLVDPDYLPSRIVLWHFLENYVYALLILPLMGALSHISAAAIGITTPGFTQMVLLSVVAGFLVITVMNLLGYYTAVFSYRLGYDPDNFGVPVVTSSIDLVGATALILVMAVLL; from the coding sequence ATGACGAGATTGGCGATAGTTGGATGGAAGACTCTTTCGGAGCACGAAGAGTTTCTCACCGGACTGGTCACACTCTTAATTAGTGTCAGCTTATCATTTATTGCAGGTATCTATCTGGGCGCGGTCAATGAAGTTCTTTTACTGATCCCGGGTCTTATGGTGCTCGTCACTCCCTCAATTAACATGCGTGGAGCGATAGCCGGAATTCTGACATCCCGCCTGTCGTCATCCATGCATCTTGGTGCGTTTGAGGTAAAGTTCGGCAGAGAAACCGACCTCGGCGACAACCTGCGGGCATCAATTCTTCTCACCGTGTTCATCTCCGTGCTTCTTGCGGTGTTTGGCAAAATCATCTGCATGATAGTAGGCGTTGAGGTCATCGGTCTCTTGGATATGGTGATAATCTCCGTGATCTCCGGCGTTCTTGCAGGCATTGTTGTGACCCTGATTGGTGTTATCACCTCGGTTGTGTGTTACCGGAGAAGCCTGAATCTTGACATGGTCGGAGCTCCGGTTGTGACAACGTTTGGCGACATGATGACCCTGCCGTTCCTTGTGGTGACTGCGGTTCTGATCATGGCGGCACCCGCCGAGATCAAAATCGTCTGCGGTGTTGTGGTGCTGGTGGTAATTATCTGGGCTGTTGTTTCTGCGAAACGTGCGACCGTGATGATGAAGGATGTTCTGCGTGAAGGACTTCCGCTTCTTGCCCCGCTCTCGCTTCTTGGCATTGTTGCTGGTGTCCTCTACACGAACGGTCTTGAGAGCCTGATTGCGGCAGCCGCAGTTCTGATTCTGATTGCTCCTTTCATGAACGGCTGCGGATCGATCGGAGGGATTCTCACGTCCCGGGTTGCGACCGAGATGCATATGGGTCTGGTGGATCCTGATTATCTGCCGTCACGGATTGTTCTCTGGCATTTTCTGGAGAATTATGTCTATGCTCTGCTGATTCTTCCGCTGATGGGTGCGTTGTCGCACATCTCAGCAGCAGCTATCGGTATTACGACGCCAGGGTTTACTCAGATGGTTTTGCTGTCGGTTGTCGCGGGTTTTCTGGTGATTACGGTGATGAATCTGCTTGGTTATTACACGGCAGTGTTTAGTTATCGTCTGGGATATGATCCTGATAACTTCGGCGTTCCGGTCGTGACGAGCTCGATCGATCTGGTGGGTGCGACAGCGCTGATTCTGGTGATGGCGGTTTTGTTGTAA